A window of Salvelinus alpinus chromosome 31, SLU_Salpinus.1, whole genome shotgun sequence contains these coding sequences:
- the LOC139561488 gene encoding early growth response protein 4-like, producing MLFTEEDIFMSEFEDACSAWVDSVSSSSDGTDSDVGSPAQQGCVLSPGTDGSDSDFFSDLNDCSSDSLSPPLAYTGSFYTEEPLPGTVPPCSTEALLNMITEIVGICMVEDQVTSETPSASLPASVTPCSAMSVASPPLYSPSMDSASSESWSQALTEIPSPSAGVDIQTPPAASVMVKNEFNSNCDGCDNDHLSHPGQDAFSPGSLEQLFPLSGQSLDHQVDVKELLDSLLLTDIKTECIIKQEPCYMGDWAQNYPVPVNGSYVNDGCLVKQEPLEFQTGASGPQQLDTCSDLAAFTASLSSSSLDALLSSLLPSVFPRSRGMHATTGASKATTRSSTGAVKIKPFPCPIIGCERRFSRSDELNRHVRIHTGHKPFQCTICLRSFSRSDHLTTHTRTHTGEKPFSCEVCGKRFARSDERKRHGRVHVKQQLKAQMMAAYNLAFPGGV from the exons ATGCTGTTCACAGAGGAAGACATATTCATGTCAGAGTTCGAGGACGCGTGCAGCGCCTGGGTGGACAGTGTGAGCTCAAGCAGCGACGGTACAGACTCTGATGTCGGATCCCCAGCACAACAAG GTTGTGTGTTATCCCCGGGGACCGACGGGTCTGACTCGGATTTCTTCTCCGACCTGAATGACTGTTCCTCAGACAGCCTGTCCCCTCCTCTTGCCTACACCGGGAGCTTCTACACGGAGGAGCCGTTACCGGGGACGGTGCCACCCTGCAGCACAGAAGCTCTGCTCAACATGATCACGGAGATAGTTGGGATCTGTATGGTGGAGGACCAGGTGACCAGCGAGACTCCGTCTGCCTCCCTCCCCGCCTCTGTCACACCCTGCTCGGCCATGAGCGTTGCCTCTCCCCCTCTTTACTCTCCCTCCATGGACTCTGCCTCAAGCGAAAGCTGGAGCCAGGCTCTGACCGAGATTCCTTCTCCTTCCGCCGGGGTGGACATTCAGACTCCTCCCGCTGCCTCTGTGATGGTCAAGAACGAGTTCAACAGCAACTGCGACGGCTGCGACAACGACCACCTCTCCCACCCCGGTCAGGATGCCTTCTCCCCGGGCAGCTTGGAGCAGCTGTTCCCGCTGTCTGGTCAGTCTCTGGATCACCAGGTAGATGTAAAGGAGCTTCTGGACTCTCTGCTGCTGACTGACATTAAGACAGAGTGTATCATCAAACAGGAGCCGTGCTACATGGGAGACTGGGCTCAGAATTACCCTGTACCTGTGAACGGGAGCTACGTCAACGATGGCTGTCTGGTCAAACAGGAGCCTCTGGAGTTCCAGACTGGGGCCTCAGGGCCGCAGCAACTGGACACTTGCAGCGACCTGGCCGCCTTCAccgcctctctctcctcctcctccctggatgccctcctctcctccctgctgcccaGCGTGTTCCCGAGGAGCAGAGGCATGCACGCCACCACTGGAGCAAGTAAAGCAACGACCCGCTCCAGTACCGGGGCCGTGAAGATCAAACCGTTCCCGTGTCCAATAATCGGCTGTGAGAGGCGTTTCTCTCGCTCCGACGAGCTCAACCGCCACGTGCGCATCCACACGGGCCACAAGCCGTTCCAGTGCACAATCTGCCTGCGCAGTTTCAGCAGGAGCGACCACCTGaccacgcacacgcgcacgcacactgGGGAGAAACCTTTCTCTTGCGAGGTGTGCGGGAAGCGGTTCGCGCGCAGCGACGAGAGGAAGAGGCACGGGCGCGTGCACGTGAAGCAACAGCTGAAAGCTCAGATGATGGCGGCCTATAACCTGGCCTTCCCCGGTGGAGTTTGA